The following proteins are encoded in a genomic region of Chitinophagales bacterium:
- a CDS encoding tetratricopeptide repeat protein, whose protein sequence is MRNQNKVCIFLLLVIIGITSCKKDCVKQLQHFISEKKYEKTIDKATKCLSKSDDRLIYAYRGVAYYNIGEYNKAYKDLVYAIINEEVTPEIIEVLILTEEQLGKYEEAIMNTSKLINFDSTNIDYFYRRGELYGKLGAYENTIDDMSFVIRKDSTYTNALNERGLAYCKLGSYKNAIKDFSSAIEIKPTESSLYYNRAISLMYMKNNAMALKDLNKSIKIDSTNGTSYYNRAIVHMFLDMKNESCNDLEKAISLNFNNIEKELYDYCNLNILEK, encoded by the coding sequence ATGAGAAATCAAAATAAAGTTTGCATCTTTTTATTATTAGTTATAATAGGTATTACTTCTTGTAAAAAGGACTGTGTTAAACAGTTACAACATTTTATTTCAGAGAAAAAATATGAAAAAACAATTGATAAGGCAACAAAGTGTCTATCAAAAAGTGATGATAGACTTATTTATGCTTACCGTGGTGTAGCTTATTATAATATAGGAGAATATAATAAGGCATATAAAGACTTAGTTTATGCCATAATAAATGAAGAAGTTACACCAGAAATTATAGAAGTACTAATTTTAACAGAAGAGCAATTAGGAAAATATGAAGAAGCAATAATGAATACTTCAAAACTGATAAACTTTGATTCTACCAATATTGATTATTTTTATAGGAGAGGTGAACTATACGGAAAATTGGGAGCATATGAAAATACAATAGATGATATGTCCTTTGTAATTAGAAAGGATAGTACATATACCAATGCTTTAAATGAGCGTGGTCTTGCTTATTGTAAACTGGGAAGTTATAAAAACGCTATCAAGGATTTTAGTTCTGCAATAGAAATAAAACCAACAGAAAGTTCACTTTATTATAATAGAGCAATATCATTAATGTATATGAAAAATAATGCCATGGCTCTTAAAGATTTAAATAAATCAATTAAAATAGATAGCACAAATGGTACTTCTTATTATAATAGAGCAATAGTACATATGTTTTTAGATATGAAAAATGAAAGTTGTAATGATTTAGAAAAAGCAATATCATTGAACTTTAATAATATTGAGAAAGAATTATATGATTACTGCAACCTTAATATTTTGGAGAAATAA
- a CDS encoding saccharopine dehydrogenase family protein, whose translation MGKVLIIGAGGVGNVVVRKCAQVPEVFSEIMLASRTKSKCDAIANDIPNANIQTASVDADDAQQVVALINQFKPDLVINVALPYQDLPIMDACLETGTHYLDTANYEPKDEAKFEYSWQWAYQEKFKAKGIMALLGCGFDPGQTQIYTAYAAKHYFDEMHYLDIVDCNAGDHGQAFATNFNPEINIREITQNGKYWQDGQWIEIPPMSIHKPINYPNIGDKESYLLYHEELESLVKNFPTIKRARFWMTFGQQYITHLTVLQNIGMTSIKPVKFQGMDIVPLEFLKAVLPEPGSLGENYTGETSIGCQIKGIKDGKEQTYFIWNNCKHQDAYSDTKAQGVSYTTGVPAMLGAKLMLEGIWMKAGVYNCEEMNPDPFMQQIGKYGLPWQEAVGLELPHEY comes from the coding sequence ATGGGAAAAGTTTTAATTATCGGAGCAGGTGGTGTAGGAAATGTGGTAGTAAGAAAATGTGCTCAAGTGCCTGAAGTCTTTTCAGAAATAATGCTAGCAAGCAGAACTAAATCTAAATGTGATGCCATTGCAAATGACATTCCAAATGCAAATATACAAACAGCAAGTGTAGATGCAGATGACGCTCAGCAAGTAGTCGCATTAATCAATCAGTTTAAACCAGATTTGGTAATAAATGTGGCTTTGCCATATCAAGATTTACCTATAATGGATGCTTGTTTAGAAACAGGCACTCACTATTTAGATACTGCTAATTACGAACCAAAAGATGAAGCTAAATTTGAGTATTCATGGCAATGGGCGTATCAAGAAAAATTTAAAGCCAAAGGCATTATGGCTTTGTTAGGTTGTGGTTTTGATCCAGGTCAAACACAAATTTATACGGCTTATGCTGCTAAACATTATTTTGATGAAATGCATTATTTAGATATTGTTGATTGTAATGCAGGAGATCATGGACAAGCATTTGCTACGAATTTTAATCCAGAAATAAATATTAGAGAAATTACTCAAAATGGGAAATATTGGCAAGACGGACAATGGATAGAAATTCCACCAATGTCTATTCACAAACCAATTAATTATCCAAACATAGGCGATAAAGAATCTTATTTATTGTATCACGAAGAATTAGAGTCTTTAGTTAAAAACTTTCCTACTATAAAAAGAGCAAGATTTTGGATGACATTCGGTCAACAATACATTACACACCTAACTGTTTTACAAAATATAGGTATGACATCTATAAAACCAGTTAAGTTTCAAGGAATGGATATTGTGCCACTAGAATTTTTGAAAGCAGTACTACCAGAACCAGGAAGTCTTGGCGAAAATTATACAGGAGAAACTTCAATTGGTTGTCAGATTAAAGGAATTAAAGACGGAAAAGAGCAAACTTATTTTATTTGGAACAACTGTAAACATCAAGATGCATATAGCGATACCAAAGCACAAGGCGTAAGTTATACTACAGGTGTACCAGCAATGCTTGGAGCTAAATTAATGTTAGAAGGTATTTGGATGAAGGCAGGAGTATATAACTGCGAAGAAATGAATCCAGATCCGTTCATGCAACAAATAGGTAAATATGGTTTGCCTTGGCAAGAAGCTGTTGGACTAGAGTTACCACATGAATATTAA
- a CDS encoding ferritin, whose translation MLTKRIEEALNNQIKIEGESSQIYLSMASWAEIQGLEGIAQFMYNQSDEERTHKLKLIKYVNERGGHAIITELSAPKTKFGTFKAMFEELYQHECAVSASINELVHITLEEKDYATHNFLQWYVAEQIEEEAQAKTILDKINLIGEDRGGLYLFDRDIDKLTITSSIAINPQ comes from the coding sequence ATGTTAACTAAAAGAATTGAAGAAGCACTAAATAATCAAATTAAAATAGAAGGAGAGTCATCGCAAATATATTTGTCTATGGCTAGTTGGGCAGAAATACAAGGACTAGAAGGTATTGCTCAGTTTATGTATAATCAATCAGATGAAGAAAGAACACATAAATTAAAACTAATTAAGTATGTAAACGAAAGAGGTGGACATGCAATTATTACAGAACTTTCTGCTCCTAAAACCAAATTCGGCACTTTTAAAGCAATGTTTGAAGAATTGTATCAACACGAATGTGCTGTTTCTGCTTCTATTAACGAGTTGGTACATATTACACTAGAAGAAAAAGATTATGCTACACATAATTTTTTGCAATGGTATGTAGCAGAACAAATAGAAGAAGAAGCACAAGCAAAAACCATTCTAGATAAAATTAATTTAATTGGCGAAGATAGAGGTGGTTTGTATTTGTTTGATAGAGATATAGACAAACTAACCATTACTAGTTCTATTGCAATTAACCCACAGTAA
- a CDS encoding pyridoxal-phosphate dependent enzyme — MLQLPTPLQQIREDFIDDKNIKLFIKRDDLIHTLISGNKWRKLKYNIEAFKQSNKKYILTFGGAFSNHITATAATGKWLNIPTIGIIRGEELHKNSNVVLQEASQNGMQLYFVDRTIYRQKEININIFKNSINKNWNDVFVIEEGGANALAMKGCEEIVHEINIDFNFIYTASGTATTAFGLANACKNNQQVVAISALKGIDYIKSNLYHQVKNKNVLQFKQDIFGGYAKYNNTLIEFIKNFHQQHHILLDYIYTGKMMYQLYHDIKENSIPNNSTVVALHTGGIANANYLKLAY; from the coding sequence ATGTTACAACTACCAACACCATTACAGCAAATACGGGAAGATTTTATAGATGATAAAAATATTAAATTATTTATTAAGCGAGATGATTTAATTCATACATTAATTTCTGGTAATAAGTGGCGAAAGCTCAAATACAATATTGAAGCATTTAAACAATCCAATAAAAAATATATTTTGACATTTGGTGGAGCTTTTTCTAATCATATTACAGCAACAGCAGCAACCGGAAAATGGCTCAATATTCCTACAATTGGCATTATAAGAGGAGAGGAGTTACATAAAAACAGCAATGTTGTACTGCAAGAAGCAAGTCAAAATGGTATGCAATTGTATTTTGTAGACAGAACAATATATCGACAAAAAGAAATTAATATTAATATATTTAAAAATAGTATTAATAAAAACTGGAACGATGTTTTTGTAATAGAAGAAGGTGGTGCTAATGCATTAGCAATGAAAGGTTGTGAAGAAATTGTTCATGAAATAAATATTGATTTCAATTTTATTTATACAGCATCAGGAACTGCTACTACAGCTTTTGGTTTAGCAAATGCATGTAAAAACAATCAACAAGTTGTAGCTATTAGTGCTTTAAAAGGTATTGATTACATCAAGAGTAATTTATACCATCAAGTAAAAAACAAAAATGTACTACAGTTTAAACAAGATATTTTTGGTGGTTATGCTAAGTATAACAATACACTAATTGAATTTATAAAAAACTTTCATCAACAACATCATATATTATTAGATTATATTTATACAGGAAAAATGATGTATCAATTATATCATGACATAAAAGAAAATAGCATTCCAAATAATAGTACTGTTGTGGCATTACACACTGGCGGAATTGCAAATGCTAACTATCTTAAGCTAGCGTATTAG
- the gatA gene encoding Asp-tRNA(Asn)/Glu-tRNA(Gln) amidotransferase subunit GatA yields the protein MSYRSLKTLHQDIANNNITCVALTQNYIQKIKSEDKYNAFLEVFETSALEQAQQLDEKIKQNQTKGKLFGLIIGIKDNIVYKNHTVTAASKILTGFNSVYSATVVEKLLAEDAIIIGRLNCDEFAMGGSNENSAFGAVKNPHDLNKVSGGSSGGSAVAVAANLCMAALGSDTGGSIRQPAAFCGNIGLKPTYGRVSRWGLIAYGSSFDQIGPITNTVEDAQLILEVIQGVDEFDATVAQREYAPIQLENNKKYKICYYDNAVNHPSIQSSVQKSILEKIEQLKADGHEVSAIQFDELDYIVPAYYVLTTAEASSNLSRFDGVKYGYHASEAKDLEQTYKLTRSQGFGAEVKRRIMCGSFVLSSGYYDAYYSKAQKVRRIVANKTIATLKEYDFIISPTAPTVAYNIGEVQDPIASYLGDIFTVQANLVGIPGISVPIANDENGLPIGLQIMSGKFEEEKLLSFAQQIVENNN from the coding sequence ATGTCGTATCGTTCACTTAAAACGCTACACCAAGATATTGCCAATAATAATATAACTTGTGTTGCGTTAACTCAAAACTATATTCAAAAAATTAAATCAGAAGATAAATACAATGCTTTTTTAGAAGTGTTTGAAACTTCTGCATTAGAACAAGCTCAACAATTAGACGAGAAAATCAAACAAAATCAAACTAAAGGCAAATTATTTGGTTTGATTATTGGCATAAAAGACAATATTGTTTATAAAAATCATACAGTAACAGCTGCTTCAAAAATATTAACTGGTTTTAATTCAGTGTATTCTGCTACAGTAGTAGAAAAATTACTAGCAGAAGATGCCATTATTATTGGTCGATTAAACTGCGATGAATTTGCAATGGGCGGAAGCAACGAAAATTCTGCTTTTGGTGCTGTTAAAAATCCGCACGATTTAAACAAAGTTTCTGGTGGTTCTTCTGGTGGTTCGGCAGTTGCAGTTGCTGCTAATTTATGTATGGCTGCACTTGGCTCAGATACTGGTGGTTCTATTCGTCAGCCAGCTGCTTTCTGTGGCAATATTGGTTTAAAACCTACTTACGGTAGAGTTTCTCGTTGGGGATTAATTGCTTATGGTTCTTCTTTCGATCAAATTGGACCAATTACCAATACGGTAGAAGATGCGCAACTTATTTTAGAAGTGATACAAGGTGTAGATGAATTTGATGCTACTGTTGCACAAAGAGAATATGCACCAATACAATTAGAGAATAATAAAAAATATAAAATTTGTTACTACGATAATGCAGTAAATCATCCAAGCATACAGTCGTCGGTACAAAAAAGCATTTTAGAAAAAATAGAGCAATTAAAAGCAGACGGACATGAAGTTTCTGCTATACAATTTGATGAATTAGACTATATCGTTCCTGCATATTATGTATTAACTACTGCCGAAGCTTCTTCAAATTTATCAAGATTTGATGGTGTGAAATATGGTTATCATGCATCTGAAGCTAAAGATTTAGAACAAACTTATAAATTAACGCGTTCGCAAGGATTTGGAGCAGAAGTAAAACGCAGAATTATGTGTGGCTCGTTTGTGTTGAGTTCTGGATATTATGATGCTTATTACTCAAAAGCACAAAAAGTAAGAAGAATTGTGGCTAATAAAACGATAGCTACTTTAAAAGAATACGATTTTATTATTTCGCCAACAGCACCAACAGTAGCTTATAATATTGGCGAAGTACAAGATCCAATAGCATCCTATTTAGGTGATATATTTACAGTACAAGCTAACTTAGTAGGTATTCCTGGAATATCTGTTCCTATTGCAAACGATGAAAATGGCTTGCCAATTGGCTTACAAATAATGAGTGGGAAATTTGAAGAAGAAAAATTATTGTCTTTCGCACAACAAATTGTAGAAAATAATAATTAA
- a CDS encoding twin-arginine translocase TatA/TatE family subunit, protein MSSFLLFSLPGGGEWILILLAIVLLFGGKKIPELMRGLGKGIREFNAAKNNLKDEFEKGLEEDDRRKKQEQISE, encoded by the coding sequence ATGAGTAGTTTTTTGTTGTTCAGTTTACCAGGTGGAGGAGAATGGATACTAATTCTATTAGCGATAGTATTATTATTTGGTGGTAAAAAAATTCCTGAATTAATGCGTGGATTAGGAAAAGGTATTAGAGAATTTAATGCTGCCAAAAATAACCTTAAAGATGAATTTGAAAAAGGTTTAGAAGAAGATGATAGAAGAAAAAAACAAGAACAAATTTCAGAATAA
- a CDS encoding RNA-binding S4 domain-containing protein, whose protein sequence is MSELQKIRIDKWLWAVRLVKTRTMATNLCNSGKVKINGKSVKPSYSLMVDETIHFSYYGNKKIIEVKMLLAKRTSAAIASECYVDLSPPPIERNNLDSAFYNFEIRDKGVGRPTKKERRAIDEFKQNSND, encoded by the coding sequence TTGTCAGAATTACAAAAAATACGCATAGATAAATGGTTGTGGGCAGTACGATTAGTCAAAACTAGAACCATGGCTACCAACTTATGTAACTCTGGAAAAGTTAAGATAAATGGTAAAAGTGTAAAACCTTCTTATAGCTTAATGGTAGATGAAACGATACATTTTTCTTATTATGGAAACAAGAAAATTATAGAAGTAAAAATGCTCTTGGCTAAGCGAACTAGTGCTGCTATTGCTTCAGAATGTTATGTAGATTTATCACCACCACCAATTGAAAGAAACAATTTAGACAGTGCCTTTTATAACTTTGAAATAAGAGATAAGGGTGTTGGTAGACCTACCAAAAAAGAACGAAGAGCTATAGACGAATTCAAGCAAAATAGTAATGATTAA
- a CDS encoding gliding motility-associated C-terminal domain-containing protein: protein MIKNYFTYILTFFFYFSTVAQTAVITLQQITPEVICSTGNDSISFSVTANGIAPGSNIVFYIDNDATFNPYNSQGDSIGFIHIPENKKTIDSIINPTCVSILGIFINACNSNGLTEQANEYMLLSSGNGFAVNDLGIDFNSEGMNGADADINYNGSACQFGVVASSLMDSLRIGSCNPSNLIAANPGDFIPADALVIVFTGAGEKFPYNFSGLCDLGKPIYVLQNACLRSRGAFANAGSCSSSLYRTTGIHTQNCNDELTYNRCGLVSGSGTDGDYALITYIGQDTVSVANGGITNNAADACNGISADSFKINQTVSYQIPFSTPSPLSSLYCNQGKQYIKAIVNPANNYIPKPISNFIGFNLICLDITATNNKDTICSGETTNISSTSFDANVSFTFTINGGTNISGASNGTGSTINQTLTNTGNSLDSILYTITASDNTCSKDTTIKVFVRPNTLTKPNLGNDTAYCGNFSRVLSTGNANTTWTTPNGTQTGASITATQAGTYIATIATSCITVKDTIVITQNQAPTINLGNDYNICSGTSTTLNATTSSATYIWSTGASTPTISINQAGIYWVDVTVNACTARDSITIGVTSIPTKPNLGNDTAYCGNFSRVLSTGNANTTWTTPSGTQTGASITATQAGTYIATIATNCITVEDTIVITQNQAPTINLGNDYNICSGTSTTLNATTSNATYVWSTGASTPTISINQAGIYWVDVTVNACTARDSITIGVTSIPTKPNLGNDTAYCGNFSRVLYTGNATTTWSTGATGASITVTQGGEYIATIATNCITVKDTIVITQNQAPTINLGNDYNICSGTSTTLNATTTNTTYIWSTGASTPTISINQAGIYWVDVTVNACTARDSITIGVTSIPTKPNLGNDTAYCGNFSRVLYTGNATTTWTTPSGTQTGASITATQAGTYIATIATNCITVKDTIVITQNQMPTVNLGEDTAFCDTTITLSVPSTFQQIIWSTGETSNSININEIGAYFVIATDNNNCVATDTVLFTSNCLECEYFLPNAFTPNKDGHNDNFGVVNQCVEANNFLLQIFDRWGELIFETNDANEKWNGTYKNEIMHVDSYLWILSYTIYEHKVLKKGIVNLLR, encoded by the coding sequence GTGATTAAGAATTATTTTACATATATTTTAACTTTTTTTTTCTATTTTTCTACCGTTGCTCAAACAGCAGTAATCACACTACAACAAATCACACCAGAAGTTATTTGTTCTACAGGTAATGATTCTATATCATTTTCTGTTACTGCAAATGGTATTGCTCCAGGTTCTAACATAGTATTTTATATAGATAACGATGCTACATTCAATCCATACAATAGTCAAGGTGACAGTATTGGCTTTATACATATTCCAGAAAATAAAAAAACAATTGATAGCATCATAAATCCAACTTGCGTGAGTATTTTAGGTATTTTTATTAATGCCTGTAATAGCAATGGCTTGACAGAACAAGCTAATGAATATATGCTTTTAAGTTCTGGTAATGGGTTTGCAGTAAATGATTTAGGTATTGATTTTAATAGTGAGGGAATGAATGGTGCTGATGCAGATATCAACTATAATGGTAGTGCTTGTCAATTTGGTGTTGTTGCTTCTTCTTTAATGGACAGTTTACGCATTGGCTCTTGTAATCCTTCTAATTTAATTGCTGCTAATCCTGGCGATTTTATTCCTGCTGATGCTTTAGTTATTGTTTTTACTGGTGCTGGAGAAAAATTTCCTTATAATTTTAGTGGATTATGTGATTTGGGTAAACCAATTTATGTATTACAAAATGCGTGCTTAAGATCTAGAGGTGCATTTGCAAATGCAGGTAGCTGTTCAAGTAGTTTGTATAGAACTACAGGTATTCATACACAAAATTGCAATGATGAATTAACCTATAATAGGTGTGGCTTAGTAAGTGGTAGCGGAACAGACGGTGATTATGCTTTGATTACTTATATTGGACAAGATACTGTTTCTGTAGCTAATGGTGGAATTACCAATAATGCTGCTGATGCTTGTAATGGTATAAGTGCTGATTCTTTTAAAATAAATCAAACAGTGTCTTATCAAATTCCTTTTAGTACACCATCACCTTTATCATCGTTGTATTGTAATCAAGGTAAACAATATATCAAAGCAATTGTAAATCCAGCAAATAACTACATACCAAAACCTATTTCTAATTTTATTGGATTTAATTTAATCTGTTTAGATATTACTGCTACTAATAATAAAGATACTATTTGTAGTGGAGAAACGACCAATATTTCTTCAACTTCATTTGATGCTAATGTTTCTTTTACTTTTACAATTAATGGAGGAACTAATATAAGTGGTGCTAGTAATGGAACAGGTTCAACTATTAATCAAACACTTACCAATACTGGAAATTCATTAGACAGCATTCTTTATACCATTACAGCAAGTGATAATACTTGTTCAAAAGATACTACAATTAAAGTATTTGTACGACCAAATACACTAACCAAACCAAACTTAGGCAACGATACTGCTTACTGTGGTAATTTTTCCAGAGTATTATCTACAGGAAATGCTAATACAACTTGGACAACACCAAATGGAACGCAAACTGGAGCTAGCATTACCGCTACGCAAGCAGGAACTTACATTGCTACGATTGCGACAAGTTGTATTACTGTAAAAGATACTATTGTCATTACGCAAAATCAAGCACCAACTATAAATCTAGGAAATGATTATAATATTTGTAGTGGAACTTCTACTACACTCAATGCTACTACAAGTAGTGCGACTTATATTTGGAGTACAGGTGCATCAACACCAACTATAAGTATCAATCAAGCAGGAATTTATTGGGTTGATGTTACTGTAAATGCTTGTACTGCTAGAGATAGTATTACTATTGGTGTAACTAGCATTCCTACCAAACCAAACTTAGGCAACGATACTGCTTACTGTGGTAATTTTTCCAGAGTATTATCTACAGGAAATGCTAATACAACTTGGACAACACCAAGTGGAACGCAAACTGGAGCTAGTATTACAGCTACGCAAGCAGGAACTTACATTGCTACAATTGCTACCAACTGTATTACTGTAGAAGATACTATTGTCATTACGCAAAATCAAGCACCAACTATAAATCTAGGAAATGATTATAATATTTGTAGTGGAACTTCTACTACACTCAATGCTACAACAAGCAATGCAACTTATGTTTGGAGTACAGGTGCATCTACACCAACGATAAGTATCAATCAAGCAGGAATTTATTGGGTTGATGTTACTGTAAATGCTTGTACTGCTAGAGATAGTATTACTATTGGTGTAACTAGCATTCCTACCAAACCAAACTTAGGCAACGATACTGCTTACTGTGGTAATTTTTCCAGAGTATTATATACAGGAAATGCTACTACAACTTGGAGTACTGGTGCTACTGGTGCTAGTATTACCGTAACTCAAGGTGGTGAATACATTGCTACGATTGCGACAAATTGTATCACTGTAAAAGACACTATTGTCATTACGCAAAATCAAGCACCAACTATAAATCTAGGAAATGATTATAATATTTGTAGTGGAACTTCTACTACACTCAATGCTACTACAACAAATACAACTTATATTTGGAGTACAGGTGCATCTACACCAACGATAAGTATCAATCAAGCAGGAATTTATTGGGTTGATGTTACTGTAAATGCTTGTACTGCTAGAGATAGTATTACTATTGGTGTAACTAGCATTCCTACCAAACCAAACTTAGGCAACGATACTGCTTACTGTGGTAATTTTTCCAGAGTATTATATACAGGAAATGCTACTACAACTTGGACAACACCAAGTGGAACGCAAACTGGAGCTAGTATTACAGCTACGCAAGCAGGAACTTACATTGCTACGATTGCGACAAATTGTATCACTGTAAAAGACACTATTGTCATCACTCAAAATCAAATGCCTACTGTAAATTTAGGCGAAGACACTGCATTTTGTGACACGACAATTACACTAAGTGTTCCTAGCACCTTTCAACAAATAATTTGGAGTACTGGTGAAACAAGTAATAGTATTAATATTAATGAAATTGGTGCTTACTTTGTCATAGCAACTGACAATAATAACTGTGTTGCTACTGATACTGTTTTGTTTACTAGCAATTGTTTAGAATGCGAATATTTTTTACCTAATGCCTTTACACCTAATAAAGATGGACATAATGATAATTTTGGTGTAGTCAATCAATGTGTAGAAGCCAATAATTTTCTTTTACAAATTTTTGATAGATGGGGAGAATTAATATTTGAAACCAATGATGCTAATGAAAAATGGAACGGCACTTACAAAAACGAAATCATGCATGTCGATTCTTATTTATGGATATTATCATATACAATTTATGAACATAAAGTCTTAAAAAAGGGAATTGTTAACCTTTTACGATAA